In Longimicrobiaceae bacterium, the sequence TCCAGGCGGATCTTCTTGACGATGTCCGTGACCGGCGGGCCGGGCGAGGTGGCATCGACCCCGCGCAGGATGCCGCCCTCGGCGTAGCCCGAGCGGTTGGAGACGCCCACCTCGGTGTGGACGAAGGGCGCCGCAGCCAGCACGCCCGGCACCTGGCGCACCTTTTTCATCGCGCCCTGCCAGTCGTCCATGCGCATCCCTTCCCCGTACGTCATCACCCAGATGTGCGGGTTGGTGCCCAGGATCTTGTCGCGCAGGTCCCTCTGGAGGCCCGTCATCACGGAGATGACCACGATCAGCGCCATCACGCCCACCGACACGCCACCGATGGCGATCAGCGTGATGAGCGACAGGAACCGCGTCCCCCGCCGCGAGGCGAGATACCGGCGGCTGATGAACCACTCGATGTTCATCGCCCGCCTCCCGTCGAGGGACGGATGGAAGCAGACGCGAGCGCAACGGGCGATCCGCATCTCCCGAATCCGTCGACGCGCGCACATCCGCTCGGCCGATCCGGATGCGCGGACGAGCGGACGTCCATCGGACGCTCGCCATCTGCCGGCCAGCCGAACCCGCGGGCGACGGTCATTCCGGCCTCAAAGTCGGGAAGAGGATCACGTCGCGGATCGACGGCTGGCCGGTGAGGATCATCGTCAGCCGGTCCACGCCCATGCCGAAGCCGCCGGTGGGCGGCATCCCGTACTCCATCGCGCGGATGAAGTCCTCGTCCATGCCCTGCGCCTCCTCGTCACCCGCGGCTTTCAGCCGTACCTGGGCTTCGAAACGCGACCGCTGGTCGATGGGGTCGTTCAGCTCGCTGTACGCGTTGCACAGCTCCTTGCCGGCGACGATCAGCTCGAAGCGCTCCGTCAGCTCGTCGTTGCCGCGCTTCGGCTTCGCCAGCGGCGACATCTCGCGGGGGTAGTCGGTGATGAAGGTGGGCTGCACCAGCTTCGGCTCCACCAGCTCGCCGAACAGCTCGTCGATCAGCTTCCCCCGCCCCATCGTCTTCACCTCGTCCGCCGAGACGCCGAGGGCACGCACCCGCTCGCCCATCTCCGCGTCCGACAGCGTCTCGACGTCGACCCCGCCGATCTCGCGCAGCGCCTCGTACATCGTGTACCGGGCGTACGGCGGCGCGAAGTCGATCTCCGTCCCGTCCCGCTCCACCCGCGTGGACCCGAAGACCGACATGGCCACGGCGGACAGCATCTCCTCCGTGATCCGCATCACGCCCTCGTAGTCCAGGTACGCGGCGTAGAACTCGAGCATGGTGAACTCGGGATTGTGGAAGCGGTCGATCCCCTCGTTGCGGAAGTCCTTGGAGATCTCGTACACCCGCTCCATCCCGCCCACGATCAGCCGCTTCAGGTACAGCTCGTCCGCGATGCGCAGGTAGAGCTGCATGTCCAACGCGTTGTGGTGCGTCACGAACGGCCGCGCCGCCGCGCCGCCGTACAGCGGCTGGAGCACGGGCGTCTCGACCTCGATGAAGCCGCGCTCGTCCAGGAAGCGCCGCAGCGCCGTCACGATCCGCGCGCGCGTCACGAACACCTCGCGTACCTCGGGATTCACCGCGAGATCGGCGTAGCGCTGGCGGTACCGCGCCTCCACGTCGGTGAAGCCTGAGTAGACCCGGCGCTCGCCCGTCTCCGCGTCCACCTCTTCCTTGCCCATGGGCAGGGGGCGGATGGACTTGGCGAGCAGCGCGAACTCGTCCACCCGCACCGACACCTCGCCCGTGCGCGTGCGGAAGAGCGGGCCCGCGACGCCGATCCAGTCGCCGAGGTCCACCAGGTCTAGCAGCCCGTATGTATCCGCCCCCAGCTGGTTGACGCGGAAGTAGAGCTGGATGCGGCCGGTCCGGTCCGCGAGGTGGACGAAGGTGCTCTTGCCCATGTCGCGCTTGGACACGACGCGGCCTGCGAGGCGCACCACGATCTCCGCCCCGCCCTCGCCTTCCCCGCCGTCCACGAACGCGGCCAAGGCCGACCCCGCGTCGTGCATGGGGTCGAACGAGTACGCGAACGGCTCCACGCCGCGCTCGCGTAACGCCGCAACCTTCTCCAGCCGGTCCCGGCTAACGCGGTCTCTCTCCCCGGCAGTCGCCTGGCTCTCGTCCATCAGTGGTGTTCCTTCCCGAACTCCCGGAGATATGCGTGGATGAACGGGTCCAGGCCGCCGTCCATCACCTTCTGCACGTCGGGGATCTTCAGCTCCGTGCGGTGGTCGTTGACCATCGTGTACGGCTGGAAGACGTACGAGCGGATCTGGCTCCCAAACGCGTTGTCGGTCTTGGTGCTCTCGAACTTCGCCTTCTCGGCCTCCTGCTCCTCCAGCGCCTTCTGGTAC encodes:
- the lysS gene encoding lysine--tRNA ligase, producing MDESQATAGERDRVSRDRLEKVAALRERGVEPFAYSFDPMHDAGSALAAFVDGGEGEGGAEIVVRLAGRVVSKRDMGKSTFVHLADRTGRIQLYFRVNQLGADTYGLLDLVDLGDWIGVAGPLFRTRTGEVSVRVDEFALLAKSIRPLPMGKEEVDAETGERRVYSGFTDVEARYRQRYADLAVNPEVREVFVTRARIVTALRRFLDERGFIEVETPVLQPLYGGAAARPFVTHHNALDMQLYLRIADELYLKRLIVGGMERVYEISKDFRNEGIDRFHNPEFTMLEFYAAYLDYEGVMRITEEMLSAVAMSVFGSTRVERDGTEIDFAPPYARYTMYEALREIGGVDVETLSDAEMGERVRALGVSADEVKTMGRGKLIDELFGELVEPKLVQPTFITDYPREMSPLAKPKRGNDELTERFELIVAGKELCNAYSELNDPIDQRSRFEAQVRLKAAGDEEAQGMDEDFIRAMEYGMPPTGGFGMGVDRLTMILTGQPSIRDVILFPTLRPE